From the Aspergillus puulaauensis MK2 DNA, chromosome 1, nearly complete sequence genome, the window ATCCCTTGGGTGATGTGGAGGCTTCACTTGCCGCAGTCCCCAACGCCGGTGATTTACCGTCGCGCGAGTGATGAGAAGGATCTCGAGGCGAGAATTGCGATTAATCTCCCATTGTTCCTGGAAACAGCTTGGTTTTTGCTTGTCAACGTGATTACAGGAGCGCTTTTCCTCCGTAACGGGTTTGAATGGCCTCAGGAGCCTGGCAAGATCCAGCGCTTCCTAtggtgatatatatatttaactgTAATCCTATATAGGTTGTATTTCTAGACGttaaaaagttaatattattcaGCCTGACTGATCCACATGTCTGCCATTGCTCCTTTTGCTCCCGCAGCTTCCCCCCATCGCTCTTATCTTATCTCCCCCAAGCACAGGCactttttccttctccaacaacgCGGTCATGGACGACAAGCAGGACCGTCCAGCAAAACGCCCCAAGTTAACATCCAATTCAGCCTCAGATCCACCCGAAAACACCCACTCGCCTAACCTCGCATCCCTCCACCACTCCATAACTCCTCCCCCGGCGCGTCCTGGACGTGTCCCTCTTTCCCCGCACCAGAActcggagaagaaagacACGCCCACTACAAATACAAACCAGCCTCAACTAATTCCGTCTCCGATCCAATTGACTCGTATCAGGGACTTCAGTGACTCGTTGAAGAACAATGAAGACACTGTTAGATTGCGTGATATCCTGGGTGATCCTATGATCCGTGAATGCTGGCAATTCAATTATCTGTTTGATGTGGATTTTCTTATGAGTcagtttgatgaggatgtgaGGGATTTGGTTTCTGTCAAGGTTGTGCATGGGTCGTGGAAAAGTGAGTCGGATAATAAAATACGGATTGATGTGAGCATCTCTTTCATTTTGGTGCTTGTTAGTAGCGCAGTTGGAAATTGCGCGATACATTTGATTGAGAAAGAATAAGAACTGATAGTACTTTAGGAAGCATCCAAGCGGTATTCAAATGTCGAGCCGATTGTGGCATATATGCCTGAGCCGTTTGGTACCCATCATTCGAAGATGATGGTTCTGTTGAGACATGATGATCTTGCCCAGTATGACCGGCCCTCTTAAAGACTATCTTACTTTGGCTGTGACCAAGACTGAACAATATAGGGTGATTATCCACACAGCAAACATGATTTCTGGTGACTGGGCGAATATGTGTCAGGCAGTCTGGCGCTCACCCCTCCTGCCTCTCAACAcgaatgatgatgatgagcagAAATCTACTCTTTGGGGTTCAGGCGAGCGATTCAAGCGCGATTTACTTGCCTACTTGAAAGCGTATGGTGTGAAGAAGACAGGCCCACTGACTGAGAAGCTTTCCAAGTATGATTTCAGTGCCGTTCGAGCTGCGTTAATCGCCAGCGTTCCTTCCAAGCAGAAGATTGGCACATCAAGCAATGGGGATGGTAAACCGCTCTGGGGATGGCCAGCTTTGAAAGATGCTCTACAGAATATTCAGTTGCATGAAGGCGACAGTAATATGATGCCACATATTGTTACTCAAGTATTATACCCAGGTCGTCCAGTTATGATTTAGGCGCTGACTCTTGGAACACAGATGTCCTCCATCGCGACACTAGGGCAAACAGACAAATGGCTAAAGGATGTTTTCTTCGACGCCCTTGCTCCGCCAAGATCTACGCAAACATCAAAGAAGCAACGACCACAGTTTTCTGTGATGTTTCCAACAGCCGAAGAAATCCGGCGCTCACTTAATGGCTACGGTTCTGGCGGATCGATCCATATGAAGCTACAAAGCGCTGCCCAGCAGAAACAGCTACAATACCTACGGCCCTACCTAAAACACTGGGCAGGAGATGTGGCCGATGAACTGCCCGCGAACATCCAAGATGCCGGCCGTCGTCGTGCAGCACCCCATATAAAAACGTATATACGCTTTACAGATGGAGAGAGCATGGACGCGATCGACTGGGCACTTGTCACATCGGCTAACCTCTCAACGCAGGCGTGGGGAGCAGCCACCAATGCAAATGGAGAGGTGCGCATCTGTAGTTGGGAGGTTGGGGTGTTGGTTTGGCCGGAACTTTATGCCATGGGGCCTCAGTCGCAGTCGGTGGCTATGGTGCCGTGTTTCAAAAAGGACAAGCCGAGTTCTCCTCGGGAGCTTCCAGCTGATGCAGGGGCTTCGACAGCCCTGGTTGGGTTTCGGATGCCGTACGATTTACCCTTGACTTCGTACGCCGCACAGGACGTCCCGTGGTGTGCAACGATGCCTCACTCAGAGCCCGACTGGCTCGGGCAAACTTGGGCAGCATAGCGGATTATCCAGTAAAACATCATGGGTAGAGCATAGCATAGCTTCATTCCGTCATCAACTACTTCGTGCCGTTGCGAAACGTCTCATAGATAGCATCAGATAACATAGAAAAAACCACACCGTATCCAAGACCAGCCTTCCGATTTATTCCATCTTGTATTATCCAGTATATTCTCCTATCTTACTGGGTACCGATCGAGTCAATAAGATCATTGACCTTTTGGATGTACAGAGCCTGGGCCCGTTGCTGGCTGATATGGCTGATTTCCTTCCATGCGTTGTACTTGTACTTGCTCTGTTCAATATCTGTTAGTTCACAGGCCGCTTTTGAAGGTAAGTGGAAAGCCAAAGGCTAAGAACGCACCTCGATCTGGTAGAAGCTAGGCTCAGCAGGTTCCTCATCCCTCGACCGCTTGAAGAACGCATACAACTATACGAAACAATCTTGTTAGCGTTCCCATTCTAAATCTATCCACCGCACCTTTCCAATCCCCAGGAAGGATTAAAAAACAAAAGGAATAGCGGAAACAAGGTATTCCAGACACCCAAACGAACCTTCAGCTTATCATCAGTCCCGGGCTCCTTCTGCAGGGCCTTGACGAGCTCCGTCGCGAATTCGAAACCGGACTTGAGGGCTCCGCTCTGGTCAGCATCAGCGACCGAGGCGTCGTCGCCACCAGCGAGAACAACATCGACAGCGGCCTTCAAGGCATCGGCGTTGACCTTTCCGGCGGCGGTTTgcacggcggcggagaactTCTCCTTGGACTGCGCGGCGGCGAGGGCGGAGTTGAATGATTCGACGGCCATTTTTGTTGATTTAGATGGATGGGTTGTGGGTTTAGTGTTGggtatgaagaagaaaagagcagagaagaggagctggaggggtGAAGAGGAAAGTTGGGATGGTTGGTGGGGTGTTGTTTTGGTGGGGTAATTTTTGTAGCTTCCTTGATATCCGTTGGGGACTTCCAGATGACCTCGACCACTACGCACCGCCTGTCATCACCGGAACACTCCCTGATAGGGAGATGCTAAGATACGCTAGGTGAAAGATGCCAAGTCTATGCATGATGTCGTAAACCGTCCGGATACCCAAGTCTCGACACCTTGACTTGGAGCCTAAGGCTTTCTAGTCGTGATATTCTATTCCCCGCTCTGCCGGAGGCGAACTTGTCGCAATATCATCTCGAAATGGGTTTTGTACAACATCAGAAGCTCTATTGGCTTATTGCCCGGTTTATAGTGGGCATCCGAGTTTCATGTTTGTGGGGGAGATGCAGTTTGCGAAGCTGTTTCAATCCCAGCTTCATAGTACTATATGGCACCAAGCCGTGACACCAGTCGGGACAGTGTTCCTCGAACTCAAcgatatagatagataattAGGTAGACATATTAGATCATAAGTACTCGTACAAGCCGAAGGCACCAGGTACCAGTCCAAGCCAGGGTAGATGCGCCTACCATACAATAGGGCCTTGGGATACTCATACGTACTTTGGCAGTTATCAAAAGTCCAGCTCTCTTGGAGAAATAAGCCAACCACGGCAAGCCAGGCAGAAGGACAACGGCGGCCTCGAACTCTAAGGTAACCTTGGTGAAAGAACATGAAGAGTGCCTAACTAGAAATTGATACGGATGTCCACGCAAAGACATGAAATGTGCATGGAAAGATCTAAGCACATAGAGTCGGATTCTGTGATTCTTGTTCTCATATTCTATTTGCGATATGGGGTAGATAAAACGCCAATTCGCTGATGAGAAAGCAGTAGTCAAAATTACTAAGGCCCGCATAACAAGATGCTATTTGAATGAACCAACGCCGGGAATGCGAAAAGGGCCAAACAGGAGAGAATCAAATACACAGATCAGAAGAGGGAATGTATGTACGAGGTACCCGGTGGAAGTTGAGACGACATGACATGTCTACCAATCAACCGCCCAGCCGTTCTTGGTCAAAAAGTCTTCACAAGCCGCTTTCAAGGCATAGTTCGGTCGTAGATCGTGAACAGTCATCGGTGTCCGTGTGATTGGGTCCACACCAGATTGTTCGACGTACTTGAGTACACCTATACGGTCGAAGCTGGTACCCGAAGGTATGATAACTGGATCGTGCATGATCTCGAAGGTGATGCCGTCGACAAGATAGTCAGGGACAACCTGTTCCGTCAGTAACCGAGGTAAGGAAAAAATAAACTTGCCAGTCTTGGATAGACTTACCCGTTCTTGAACCTCTCCATTAGAGGCAATGCGGAATGCCTCGCGCACATTATGGATATTCTTCTGGGCATCCTCCCGCAGCGCCCTTTGGTCTTCCCCGAAACCCGTCTCTCCGATCTCACCCCTATCCAACTGCCCCTGGAGTTTGTCCAGCGAACGCTTCAGATCCGCTTCAACTAGCTCCTCCATAGTCGCCAGGGTTTGGTTCATTTCGCGCAGTCGTGACGTCTCCTTCGCAGCCCAGATCTGCTGCTTCGCGCGCAGGACAGCCTTGGACAAGTTCTCCGTTTGTGCGTTCCTGGCCGCCAGACTGGCACGGTATGCATCAATGGCAACCTCATACGCCTCCTGCGGCTGCTGAAGGCCCAAGAGCGCCTGGGAGAGATACCACCAGCTCTTCAGGCTATTCGGCGACTTGGCCCCGTACAACCCGATAGCGGCGCGCGCATCGTGCTCAACGCCGGCCCATCTCTCAAGCCTTATCCGGGTGAGGGCGCGATTTGTGAAGAAAGTCGCCTCGCGAGGGTTTTTCTGGATCCTACATTATACGACATCACCATTAGTCTTtcttgcctttttttctcccacgaaaagaaaatatttgTCATGGCTTAGCTCACGCTTGGGAATAGAACTCCTCCGCGCCATTGTAGTCACCCTCCTTGAACAGAAGattgcctttttctttcaGATCGAATGACATGTCGGCCGACTGGTATCGCTCGGGAGTGAAGAAAGGGGATAGTTCACGTCGGGATTACTCTTTCGAGAGAAAGTCAGGAACGGAGGAGTCGTCGCAACGGGTTCTGCGTTCTGGTCAAATATAGTGGGGCAGAGTGTTCAGGTGGTCGACAATGGTCCACTGTAAAATGCGGAGCCGGTATACTGGATGTAGATAGTGCCAGGGGCAAGTTGCGACTGACGATCCGAGGCTGAGACGGAGGAAGTTATATCGACAATGTGGGATATTACACACTCATATCGCAACCCAACTTGGGACAATGCAAACGCAGCCTAGAGCCAAGGCTGACTGTGCTGCTCTGTTAGTATTTTTGCAGGCGCGGGGCTGTAAAGATGCGATTTGGCGGCCTCAGTCAACGGCTGGGTGAAAGCGTTTGCGCTGCCTTGGGGAATTGAGGCGCAGAAAGTAAACAACAGTCCTGCTTG encodes:
- a CDS encoding tyrosyl-DNA phosphodiesterase 1 (COG:L;~EggNog:ENOG410PIHZ;~InterPro:IPR010347,IPR027415;~PFAM:PF06087;~go_component: GO:0005634 - nucleus [Evidence IEA];~go_function: GO:0008081 - phosphoric diester hydrolase activity [Evidence IEA];~go_process: GO:0006281 - DNA repair [Evidence IEA]); the encoded protein is MDDKQDRPAKRPKLTSNSASDPPENTHSPNLASLHHSITPPPARPGRVPLSPHQNSEKKDTPTTNTNQPQLIPSPIQLTRIRDFSDSLKNNEDTVRLRDILGDPMIRECWQFNYLFDVDFLMSQFDEDVRDLVSVKVVHGSWKSESDNKIRIDEASKRYSNVEPIVAYMPEPFGTHHSKMMVLLRHDDLAQVIIHTANMISGDWANMCQAVWRSPLLPLNTNDDDEQKSTLWGSGERFKRDLLAYLKAYGVKKTGPLTEKLSKYDFSAVRAALIASVPSKQKIGTSSNGDGKPLWGWPALKDALQNIQLHEGDSNMMPHIVTQMSSIATLGQTDKWLKDVFFDALAPPRSTQTSKKQRPQFSVMFPTAEEIRRSLNGYGSGGSIHMKLQSAAQQKQLQYLRPYLKHWAGDVADELPANIQDAGRRRAAPHIKTYIRFTDGESMDAIDWALVTSANLSTQAWGAATNANGEVRICSWEVGVLVWPELYAMGPQSQSVAMVPCFKKDKPSSPRELPADAGASTALVGFRMPYDLPLTSYAAQDVPWCATMPHSEPDWLGQTWAA
- a CDS encoding uncharacterized protein (COG:I;~EggNog:ENOG410Q28P;~InterPro:IPR014352,IPR035984,IPR000582;~PFAM:PF00887;~go_function: GO:0000062 - fatty-acyl-CoA binding [Evidence IEA]) codes for the protein MAVESFNSALAAAQSKEKFSAAVQTAAGKVNADALKAAVDVVLAGGDDASVADADQSGALKSGFEFATELVKALQKEPGTDDKLKLYAFFKRSRDEEPAEPSFYQIESKYKYNAWKEISHISQQRAQALYIQKVNDLIDSIGTQ
- a CDS encoding putative U-box domain protein (COG:O;~EggNog:ENOG410PP5I;~InterPro:IPR011990,IPR003613,IPR019734,IPR013026, IPR013083;~PFAM:PF04564;~go_function: GO:0004842 - ubiquitin-protein transferase activity [Evidence IEA];~go_function: GO:0005515 - protein binding [Evidence IEA];~go_process: GO:0016567 - protein ubiquitination [Evidence IEA]) — protein: MSFDLKEKGNLLFKEGDYNGAEEFYSQAIQKNPREATFFTNRALTRIRLERWAGVEHDARAAIGLYGAKSPNSLKSWWYLSQALLGLQQPQEAYEVAIDAYRASLAARNAQTENLSKAVLRAKQQIWAAKETSRLREMNQTLATMEELVEADLKRSLDKLQGQLDRGEIGETGFGEDQRALREDAQKNIHNVREAFRIASNGEVQERVVPDYLVDGITFEIMHDPVIIPSGTSFDRIGVLKYVEQSGVDPITRTPMTVHDLRPNYALKAACEDFLTKNGWAVDW